One genomic region from Spirulina subsalsa PCC 9445 encodes:
- a CDS encoding RNA-guided endonuclease TnpB family protein, with protein sequence MERWLDMLRCQYNWMLADRFDWWEMNRTPVNVCPLVCSIAEPREQPDYYNQKRSLVSLKDERPWYKEIHSQVLQDMVKRVGKAFDRFVKGDKNGKRSGKPRFKGKNRYRTFTYPQAKPDWIDGNRIKLPKIGAVKFIQHRSLPDGFALKTVSITLKADGWYVTFSLEDKSVPSQLVETIVTTVANSIGVDAGLEYFMACSDGTMKPPPKFYRQAEDKLAKLQSKRDERGLGSKSRRKLNERIAKLHQRIARQRKQWHFETAQELLDKAEVIFVEEIKVSNMSRRNKPKQGEDGVFLPNGQSAKSGLNKSFADAGIAGFLNEILPFKAAKAGKMVVKINPAGTSQHCAICLNRVPKKLSDRWHDCPHCGASMPRDVNSGVLIKKVGLGHRLTIKRESGATRRRSPRCTAKRSA encoded by the coding sequence ATGGAACGCTGGCTTGATATGCTGCGCTGTCAGTACAACTGGATGCTGGCTGACCGATTCGACTGGTGGGAAATGAATCGCACTCCGGTTAACGTCTGTCCTTTGGTGTGTAGTATCGCTGAACCCAGAGAGCAACCCGACTACTACAACCAAAAACGGTCATTGGTCTCGTTAAAAGATGAACGCCCCTGGTACAAAGAGATTCACTCTCAGGTACTTCAGGACATGGTGAAGCGTGTTGGGAAAGCGTTTGACCGATTTGTCAAAGGCGACAAAAACGGCAAGCGAAGCGGCAAGCCTCGATTCAAAGGGAAGAACCGCTACCGGACGTTTACCTACCCACAGGCCAAGCCTGATTGGATTGACGGAAACCGTATTAAACTCCCTAAGATTGGGGCGGTGAAGTTCATTCAGCATCGTTCTTTACCTGATGGCTTTGCGTTGAAAACCGTTTCAATTACTCTTAAGGCTGATGGGTGGTATGTGACTTTCTCGCTGGAAGACAAGTCTGTGCCAAGCCAGCTAGTAGAAACCATTGTGACGACGGTCGCCAACAGTATTGGGGTTGATGCTGGACTGGAATACTTTATGGCTTGCTCGGATGGCACTATGAAGCCGCCGCCAAAGTTTTATCGGCAAGCTGAAGATAAACTGGCTAAACTCCAGTCCAAGCGAGATGAGAGGGGATTAGGCTCAAAATCACGCCGTAAGCTCAATGAGCGTATTGCTAAGTTGCATCAACGCATTGCCAGACAACGGAAGCAGTGGCATTTTGAAACCGCTCAAGAGTTACTCGACAAAGCGGAAGTCATCTTTGTCGAGGAGATAAAAGTTTCCAATATGTCCCGACGCAATAAGCCGAAACAGGGAGAAGACGGAGTGTTTCTCCCTAACGGTCAATCGGCTAAATCGGGGCTGAACAAAAGTTTCGCTGATGCTGGGATAGCTGGGTTTTTGAACGAAATCCTACCTTTTAAAGCTGCGAAAGCTGGAAAGATGGTTGTGAAGATTAACCCTGCTGGCACATCCCAACATTGTGCAATTTGCCTGAATAGAGTCCCCAAAAAGCTATCTGACCGATGGCATGATTGCCCCCATTGTGGAGCGTCTATGCCGCGAGATGTGAACTCTGGGGTGCTTATCAAAAAAGTGGGGCTGGGGCATCGCCTCACTATAAAACGCGAATCTGGGGCAACCCGGAGGAGAAGCCCTCGCTGTACCGCAAAGCGGTCAGCGTAG